GAACCTGGCATTGTTGTTAGGATTTTGTCAAATGGGTTAGAAGATAAAGACCTTACCCGGAATCCCACACAGCGAAACGTAGAATAAATACTAAAAAACGACATGGACGAAATAAAATTAAACACTATCCGGGAAGCGATAGAAGATATAAAAAATGGCAAATTGATTATTGTTGTAGATGATGAAAACCGCGAAAATGAAGGCGATTTCATCACTGCAGCACACAATACCACACACAGAGATCATCAATTTTATGGCGAACTTGCCGCTCCAGAGGATTGATCTTGCCACCTATTGAAGATCGTTATGAGAGTGGGATTGAGTTTAATAATTTGGATGATAATGCTGCATTGCATTCCGCACCATTCTCTGTTTCGGTGGATCTTATCGGACATGGCGGCACAATAGGTATCAGTTCCATCGATCGGTCACTTATTGTTAAAGCATTAATTAACCCTGAAATAACAGCTAAAGATCAGCTCGCCCGGACATATATTTCCATTAGGTGCAAAAAGGTGGTGTATTAAGAAGGACAGGTCACACAGAAGCGGCTAGATCTCGCCCGTTATGCAGGTTTGAACCAGCGGGAGTTTTAGTGGAGATCGAATGAGGATGGAACCATGGCGCGGCTGCCCGACCTTATCCGAGGTTGCAGAAAACATAAGCTGAAAATTATTCTCTAAAAAGACCCAGTTGAATATCGTCTTCAAAAGAAACGCTCATCACAAAAGAAGTTGCAGTTACCTTGCCCTCAGACTAGGAAATGTTGAATTACTGCCTACACCCAAGCAACAGTAACCGGTGAAGTGCACCTTGGCACAGTAAAAGATAGTCTGGAGATAAGGGATGATGCAGTGATGGTTCGTGTGCACTCTTCCTGTGCAACAGGCGATATCTGGTTCTTGCACGTTTGCGATTGTGGCGATCAGTACATGCCGCAATGAAAATGATGGAAAAGCGGAACCAAAGTGTATTATTATATATGCAGCAGGAGGGAAGGGGAATTGGATTATTAAATAAACTCAAAGCCTATAAATTGCAAGAAAGGAATGGATAATGTGGAAGCAAATTTAGAACTCGGTTTCACCATGGACCAGCGCGATTATGGTGTAGGTGCTCAAATTCCACGCGACCTTGGAATTCGAAAACTGAAACTAATAACGAATAACCCAAAAAGCGGGTAGCTTTAAGGGTTACGGGTTAGAAATTATGGACAATATCAAGATAGAGATTGCCCTAACTCTCACAATGAGTCTTACCTCCTAACCAAGAGGGATAAAATGGGCCACGAAATCCTTTAAGGGTTAAATCAAGCAACAAGCTTTGGTTCCGTGGCCGTAACTTACATTCAGCAATTCGTTCACTGAGATCAGCTCATCCGCGGGTGCGGCTTCAAATGCTACGGGATTGTCGAATACTAAA
The genomic region above belongs to Bacteroidota bacterium and contains:
- a CDS encoding 3,4-dihydroxy-2-butanone-4-phosphate synthase; amino-acid sequence: MDEIKLNTIREAIEDIKNGKLIIVVDDENRENEGDFITAAHNTTHRDHQFYGELAAPED